The following proteins are co-located in the Blastopirellula marina genome:
- a CDS encoding dual specificity protein phosphatase family protein, whose amino-acid sequence MHPKLIAAIQEGIFPVTTRIAIGRFATPDRCAFLKEKDITHILNVSDADSLATVRSAGFAEVRDIPIDDYVRIPTKQALNAVQTLHAMLNQPDSKVYLHCIAGQIRSPTILWLYLVALGMGKRQAKQIITDHSPDAQPGHNTLVDAALVDEIYNWGRKLGRIDRAALMEPAYE is encoded by the coding sequence ATGCATCCGAAGCTGATCGCCGCGATTCAGGAAGGTATCTTCCCAGTTACCACCCGGATTGCGATTGGCCGATTCGCGACGCCTGACCGATGTGCATTCTTAAAAGAGAAGGACATCACGCATATTCTAAACGTGAGTGATGCCGATAGCCTGGCGACGGTTCGCAGCGCTGGTTTCGCTGAGGTCCGCGATATTCCGATTGATGACTATGTGCGGATTCCGACGAAGCAAGCATTGAATGCCGTCCAAACGTTGCATGCGATGTTGAACCAGCCAGATTCGAAGGTTTACTTGCACTGTATCGCGGGACAAATCCGATCGCCAACGATTCTGTGGCTGTACCTGGTCGCGCTGGGAATGGGAAAACGGCAGGCGAAACAAATTATCACCGATCACTCCCCCGACGCCCAGCCAGGTCATAACACCTTGGTCGATGCTGCGTTGGTCGACGAGATCTACAACTGGGGACGCAAGCTCGGCCGCATCGACCGAGCCGCACTGATGGAGCCAGCATACGAGTAG
- a CDS encoding leucine-rich repeat domain-containing protein — protein sequence MPRFLRQFGLRTLLLFCTFAAVCFGLWRWHMTWVDQQHVIAKQIADRNGNVRWRTWGPGWAHDAFTSYYFQQIIAVDLSHKNLRDQDLQLLREIPTLEELYVPGNHKITDEGMKVLEHLPRIRKLAIWNTKLSNETLKSVAKLRDLEVLDLSLTKMTPAGINLLNGSPKLKRLLHDWVFDDAGIEGIASLPSVEMHTIRANDLSDASFERIQQHIHVENLIVRRPTGDQWASYLLNHPTICALQVYQGKMSDSQLRKLLLSNRLDSLHLEDVPVGDAALFPRLEGMHMTRFTVFGTKISAQAILENLGPGSQFVSVAVDPFQPVVKVSLTGAAYGPDCYWMGSFDPADLQHLDNCGEIKQLAITGLRLPNPRLDFGDDTEARRKYDLCCKVDDDYMKMIAQMRGLESLRITGTDRLSVKGLRPIDQLTSLTTLELRSTKLTDEHLNTIGKLKSLEQLDLTGNRITSAGIRKLAVLTRLTHLDLTDCHEVDDEAMAWLIPLKNLKYLDVSGTKIGAISPELEKANPNLYMMNHQANNNMIWQRPTQPARVINGAIPIN from the coding sequence ATGCCTCGTTTTCTTCGCCAGTTCGGTCTGCGGACGCTGCTGCTATTCTGCACGTTTGCGGCGGTTTGCTTTGGGCTGTGGCGATGGCATATGACTTGGGTCGATCAGCAACATGTAATTGCGAAGCAGATTGCGGACCGTAATGGAAATGTTCGTTGGAGAACTTGGGGGCCAGGCTGGGCGCACGATGCGTTTACTAGCTACTATTTTCAACAGATCATCGCGGTCGACCTTTCGCACAAGAATCTGCGCGATCAAGACCTGCAGTTGCTGCGCGAGATCCCAACGCTGGAAGAGCTGTACGTTCCGGGGAATCACAAGATTACGGATGAAGGGATGAAAGTTCTGGAGCACTTGCCACGGATTCGCAAATTAGCAATCTGGAACACAAAGTTAAGCAACGAAACACTGAAGTCGGTCGCCAAACTGCGAGATCTCGAAGTCCTCGATCTCTCTCTAACCAAAATGACCCCAGCCGGAATTAATCTGCTGAATGGATCACCAAAGCTTAAAAGGCTGCTGCACGATTGGGTTTTCGACGATGCTGGGATCGAAGGGATCGCGTCGCTGCCGAGTGTCGAAATGCACACCATTCGAGCCAATGATTTATCCGACGCAAGCTTTGAACGAATTCAACAGCATATTCATGTCGAAAACCTGATCGTACGGCGACCGACCGGTGACCAATGGGCATCTTACCTTCTGAATCATCCGACGATCTGTGCACTTCAGGTTTATCAGGGCAAAATGAGCGATTCGCAACTGCGAAAGCTACTGCTGTCCAATCGACTCGATAGTCTGCATCTCGAGGATGTACCAGTCGGCGATGCCGCACTTTTTCCTCGTCTCGAAGGAATGCATATGACGCGTTTCACCGTCTTTGGAACGAAGATCAGTGCGCAAGCGATTCTGGAGAACTTGGGGCCAGGTTCGCAATTTGTTTCCGTCGCCGTCGATCCGTTCCAGCCAGTTGTTAAAGTCAGCCTGACGGGCGCTGCGTACGGCCCCGATTGCTATTGGATGGGTTCGTTCGATCCAGCCGACTTACAGCACCTGGATAACTGCGGGGAAATCAAACAGTTAGCGATCACTGGCTTACGGCTTCCGAATCCTCGTCTGGACTTTGGCGACGATACCGAGGCTCGCCGGAAGTACGATCTTTGCTGCAAGGTCGATGATGACTACATGAAGATGATCGCCCAGATGCGTGGTTTGGAGTCGCTACGGATCACCGGCACGGATCGGCTTTCGGTAAAAGGTCTGCGTCCAATTGATCAGCTCACGAGCCTCACTACGTTGGAACTGCGATCGACGAAGCTCACAGACGAGCATCTGAACACAATCGGCAAGCTGAAGTCTTTGGAACAATTGGACCTGACCGGCAATCGCATCACGAGTGCAGGAATTCGGAAGCTCGCCGTCCTGACGAGGCTAACCCATTTGGATTTGACCGACTGCCACGAAGTCGACGACGAAGCCATGGCGTGGCTGATTCCCTTGAAGAACCTCAAGTATCTCGATGTTTCGGGAACCAAGATTGGGGCGATAAGTCCCGAATTGGAAAAGGCCAATCCGAATCTTTATATGATGAATCACCAAGCTAATAATAATATGATTTGGCAACGCCCCACGCAGCCGGCTCGCGTCATCAACGGCGCCATTCCGATCAATTAA
- a CDS encoding leucine-rich repeat domain-containing protein: MPRFLRQFGLRTLLLFCTLAAVCFGLWRSHMTWVDHQYQIAQQIADRKGNVRWATWGPAWVHDLFGSHYFTHVITVDWHHKKIHDEDMQLLREVTTLEELYVPGTRISNAGIEVVADLPRLKRLAVWRTKLTDRGLETIGKLKNLEALDIHATEVTEKGFRHLRGLPKLKLFRHSLELTDEGVGHLATIPNIELEGVKCRGLSDACLQWVANQRKLIGLHVMHPKGEAWAERFIGHPFLQSLDVGFAAMTDEQLRNLLLANTLSYVNIHRVPVTDEGLALPVGGGKLRGLNLYQTEITPRAFLKKLGSNASQVSIDPTSIVVKDGATGARFGWHGHVTSEMWPYFAECQLATSFTCDVWLPKDVDPDFLGSMKALENVTFHCPIDDRGMKALGQLPKLKSLILSGEQNISPAGYAHLADCEDLESLFIVQGGVDDDELMEIGKLKDLTSLRFYDNPITDDGLRAITSLRRLTFLELDRCEQLTDEAMRWVAKLEKLQTLKCRGSKIGDEGLKHLHGMPGLLNVNISGSRHTRAALNALRDSLPSKGGSFW; this comes from the coding sequence ATGCCTCGCTTTCTTCGCCAGTTTGGTCTGCGGACGCTGCTATTATTTTGCACGCTGGCGGCCGTCTGCTTTGGTCTGTGGCGATCGCACATGACCTGGGTCGATCACCAGTACCAGATCGCGCAGCAAATTGCGGATCGCAAAGGAAATGTTCGCTGGGCGACTTGGGGGCCGGCTTGGGTGCATGACCTGTTCGGAAGCCATTACTTCACGCATGTCATTACGGTCGATTGGCATCACAAAAAAATTCATGACGAGGATATGCAACTCCTCCGCGAGGTTACCACGCTGGAGGAACTGTACGTGCCAGGCACACGCATCTCGAACGCAGGTATCGAGGTGGTGGCCGACTTGCCGAGACTCAAGCGATTGGCGGTCTGGCGAACGAAACTCACCGATCGTGGCCTGGAGACGATCGGGAAACTAAAGAATCTCGAAGCGCTCGATATCCATGCAACCGAAGTGACCGAGAAAGGCTTTCGTCATTTACGTGGTCTACCAAAGCTGAAGTTGTTTCGGCACAGCTTGGAGCTTACCGATGAAGGAGTCGGCCATCTGGCAACGATTCCGAATATTGAACTCGAAGGAGTCAAGTGCCGCGGACTCTCTGACGCGTGTTTGCAGTGGGTGGCAAACCAGCGAAAGCTAATTGGCCTGCATGTGATGCATCCGAAGGGAGAAGCATGGGCGGAAAGGTTCATCGGGCATCCCTTCTTACAGTCGCTTGATGTCGGTTTTGCCGCGATGACCGACGAACAGCTGCGGAATTTGTTGCTGGCCAATACGCTCTCCTATGTAAATATCCATCGTGTGCCGGTCACCGACGAAGGCCTGGCTTTGCCGGTTGGCGGAGGAAAATTACGAGGATTAAACCTTTACCAGACGGAAATTACCCCACGTGCGTTCTTGAAAAAACTAGGATCGAACGCCTCGCAGGTGTCGATCGATCCGACGTCGATTGTCGTGAAAGATGGTGCCACAGGCGCACGCTTCGGGTGGCATGGTCATGTGACGAGCGAGATGTGGCCGTATTTCGCGGAATGTCAACTGGCAACATCGTTCACATGCGACGTATGGCTGCCGAAGGATGTCGATCCTGATTTCCTTGGTTCGATGAAAGCGTTAGAGAACGTCACGTTTCATTGCCCAATTGATGACCGCGGGATGAAGGCACTCGGGCAGTTACCGAAGCTCAAATCGTTGATCCTTTCTGGGGAACAGAATATCTCGCCTGCTGGCTACGCGCACCTGGCGGATTGCGAAGATCTGGAAAGTCTTTTCATCGTGCAAGGTGGGGTTGACGATGACGAACTGATGGAGATCGGCAAGCTGAAAGATTTGACCAGCTTGCGTTTTTACGACAATCCGATCACCGACGACGGCCTCCGGGCGATTACTTCGTTAAGAAGGCTGACTTTCTTAGAACTCGACCGATGCGAGCAGCTTACCGATGAGGCGATGCGCTGGGTCGCCAAGCTGGAGAAACTGCAAACATTGAAGTGCCGAGGTAGCAAGATTGGCGACGAAGGACTCAAGCATTTACATGGAATGCCTGGACTGCTCAATGTGAACATCTCTGGATCACGCCATACTCGGGCAGCGCTGAATGCCCTCCGAGATTCCTTGCCCAGCAAAGGTGGTAGCTTCTGGTGA